A window of the Alnus glutinosa chromosome 4, dhAlnGlut1.1, whole genome shotgun sequence genome harbors these coding sequences:
- the LOC133867067 gene encoding protein JINGUBANG translates to MFADTSGVTRSKFGNSAHSDPNISATTNVDEDFPMRNSSASFDPSRMSGEGSPMTMSPWNQVSPFPKSPWSFEEQLPKNGLIGSLVREEGHIYSLAASGDLLYTGSDSKNIRVWKNLKEFTGFKSNSGLVKAIIISGEKIFTGHQDGKIRVWKVSPKNPSVHKRAGTLPTLMDIFKCSIKPSNYVEVRRRRTALWIKHSDAVSCLSLSQDKVLLYSASWDRTLKVWRLSDSKCIESINVHDDAVNSVVAGSDGLVFTGSADGSVKAWRREGSGKATRHSLVQTLLEQECAVTALAVCSSGAVVYCGSSDGLVNFWERGDGMLSHGGVLRGHKLAVLCLGAAGSLVLTGSADKTICVWRRDGVIHTCLSVLTGHTGPVKCLAVEEDREASVNGDQRWVVYSGSLDKSVKVWSVSELAPELNQTALRQQQQHFACDADSFPSDGSFSSVGRNSLKRRN, encoded by the coding sequence ATGTTTGCTGATACAAGTGGCGTAACGCGGTCGAAATTCGGCAACTCAGCGCACTCTGATCCTAACATTTCGGCGACTACCAACGTCGACGAAGATTTCCCCATGCGTAACAGCAGCGCCTCCTTCGACCCCAGCCGGATGAGCGGCGAGGGCTCTCCGATGACCATGTCGCCGTGGAACCAGGTTTCCCCGTTCCCCAAATCCCCGTGGTCTTTCGAAGAGCAGCTCCCCAAGAACGGTCTCATCGGCTCCCTTGTACGCGAAGAGGGCCATATCTACTCCTTGGCCGCGTCCGGTGATCTCCTATACACCGGCTCCGACAGCAAGAACATTCGGGTCTGGAAGAACCTCAAGGAGTTCACTGGGTTCAAATCAAACAGTGGCTTGGTGAAGGCAATCATAATCTCCGGCGAGAAGATCTTCACCGGCCACCAAGACGGCAAGATACGCGTGTGGAAGGTGTCCCCCAAGAATCCGAGCGTGCACAAGCGGGCAGGGACATTACCCACCTTGATGGACATCTTCAAGTGCTCCATCAAACCGAGCAACTACGTCGAAGTGCGACGACGTCGTACCGCTCTCTGGATAAAACACTCCGACGCGGTGTCGTGCCTGAGCTTGAGCCAAGACAAAGTCCTCTTGTACTCGGCGTCTTGGGACAGGACCTTGAAGGTGTGGAGGCTCTCCGACTCCAAGTGCATCGAGTCCATCAACGTCCACGACGACGCCGTCAACTCCGTGGTGGCCGGCTCGGATGGCCTGGTCTTCACTGGCTCGGCCGACGGAAGCGTCAAGGCATGGCGGAGAGAGGGGAGCGGGAAGGCCACGCGGCACTCTCTCGTGCAGACGCTTCTGGAGCAGGAGTGCGCCGTCACGGCACTGGCCGTGTGCTCGTCCGGTGCGGTGGTGTACTGCGGATCCTCTGATGGGCTGGTCAACTTCTGGGAACGAGGGGACGGGATGTTATCTCACGGTGGTGTGCTCAGGGGGCACAAGCTGGCGGTTCTGTGCCTTGGGGCTGCAGGGAGTCTCGTGCTCACGGGCTCAGCGGACAAGACCATATGCGTGTGGAGGAGGGACGGTGTGATCCACACGTGCCTCTCGGTCTTGACAGGCCATACCGGTCCCGTCAAGTGCCTGGCGGTCGAGGAGGATCGGGAAGCGTCCGTTAATGGGGATCAACGGTGGGTGGTCTACAGTGGGAGTCTTGATAAGTCTGTGAAGGTGTGGAGCGTGTCCGAGCTGGCGCCTGAATTGAATCAAACGGCTCTGAGGCAACAGCAGCAGCATTTTGCTTGCGATGCGGACTCGTTCCCATCCGATGGGAGTTTCTCCTCTGTGGGCAGAAATAGCCTGAAGAGGAGGAACTGA